The Halosimplex litoreum genome has a window encoding:
- a CDS encoding sulfatase, with protein MATQPNVVVVVADTTRIDDAYDSQVAPTLAELATSGTRATRAVSAAPWTLPSHASLLTGAPPSEHGAHADHERLDDRLPVLPEPFRAAGYETVCVSNNTWLSAESGFDRGFEEFRQMWQLVQSDNALSELVDETAESRARLVARKLFDGNPLVNAANTLYRRFVRERSDDGAERSTSWIADWLADRSREDPFFLLVNYLEPHLEYRPPRETTERHLPEGATYEEAMAVPQEPWQFMAGDLDLSERDLALLRALYRGEITYFDEQLAALRAALQAAGEWEDTLVVVTADHGENVGDHGMMDHQYCLYDTLVRVPLVLHGGAFTGGSDLDDLVSLLDLAPTLLDAAGIEAPAARERFHGTSFHPDAGSPAREFVVSEYAAPQPSMAALERNLSRVPEHLRTYDRSLRAIRTDDHKLVRGSDGSERLYDLATDPGETTDVSERRPDRVAELADALDEWLDSVDAAGERESVSIGAERKARLEQLGYLQ; from the coding sequence ATGGCCACACAGCCGAACGTCGTCGTCGTCGTCGCCGACACGACACGGATCGACGACGCGTACGATTCGCAGGTCGCGCCGACCCTCGCAGAGCTCGCAACGTCGGGGACCCGAGCCACGCGGGCCGTTTCGGCGGCCCCGTGGACGCTCCCCTCGCACGCCTCGCTGTTGACCGGCGCGCCGCCCTCCGAACACGGGGCCCACGCCGACCACGAGCGCCTGGACGACCGGCTGCCCGTCCTGCCCGAACCGTTCCGCGCCGCCGGCTACGAGACCGTCTGCGTCTCGAACAACACCTGGCTCAGCGCCGAGTCGGGCTTCGACCGCGGGTTCGAGGAGTTCCGCCAGATGTGGCAGCTCGTCCAGTCCGACAACGCGCTCTCCGAGCTCGTCGACGAGACCGCGGAGAGTCGCGCCCGCCTCGTCGCCCGGAAGCTCTTCGACGGGAACCCACTCGTCAACGCCGCCAACACGCTGTACCGGCGGTTCGTCCGCGAGCGGTCCGACGACGGCGCCGAGCGGTCGACCTCGTGGATCGCGGACTGGCTCGCCGACCGCTCGCGCGAGGACCCCTTCTTCCTGCTCGTCAACTACCTCGAACCCCACCTGGAGTACCGGCCGCCCCGGGAGACGACGGAACGGCACCTCCCCGAGGGCGCCACCTACGAGGAGGCGATGGCCGTGCCCCAGGAGCCCTGGCAGTTCATGGCCGGCGATCTCGACCTCTCCGAGCGCGATCTGGCCCTCCTGCGGGCGCTGTACCGCGGCGAGATCACCTACTTCGACGAGCAACTGGCCGCGCTCCGGGCCGCCCTGCAGGCCGCCGGCGAGTGGGAGGACACCCTCGTGGTCGTCACCGCCGACCACGGCGAGAACGTCGGCGACCACGGCATGATGGACCACCAGTACTGTCTCTACGACACGCTCGTGCGCGTGCCGCTCGTGCTCCACGGCGGCGCGTTCACCGGCGGGTCGGACCTCGACGACCTCGTGAGCCTGCTGGACCTGGCGCCGACGCTGCTCGACGCCGCCGGCATCGAGGCTCCCGCGGCTCGCGAGCGATTCCACGGCACGTCTTTCCACCCCGACGCCGGGAGCCCGGCCCGCGAGTTCGTCGTCAGCGAGTACGCGGCGCCCCAGCCGTCGATGGCCGCCCTGGAGCGCAATCTGAGCCGGGTACCTGAACATCTCCGGACGTACGACCGGTCGCTGCGCGCGATCCGGACCGACGACCACAAGCTCGTCCGCGGGTCCGACGGCTCAGAGCGACTGTACGACCTCGCCACCGACCCGGGTGAGACGACCGACGTGTCCGAGCGCCGTCCCGACCGGGTCGCCGAGCTGGCCGACGCGCTCGACGAGTGGCTCGACTCCGTCGACGCCGCCGGCGAGCGCGAATCCGTCTCGATCGGCGCCGAGCGCAAGGCGCGACTCGAACAGCTGGGGTATCTGCAGTGA